A genomic region of Zea mays cultivar B73 chromosome 6, Zm-B73-REFERENCE-NAM-5.0, whole genome shotgun sequence contains the following coding sequences:
- the LOC100382194 gene encoding Protein WVD2-like 5 — translation MDASTEVTDAIAAVGIDNGPTGKLPPRDSVGGHAEEHDVLADGTHSGESEVINPSEEVEMEATSQSQDIKPRVPEGVQGHSPKVVTKSPRQSPRGGDKSEARKISPSPYPKVPIARVSDLDIVDSSSSNGDTGASKKKTEKSSFRPIAKESLSLEDSKEKNKTQKASNQRSAKNDIDEESNESVKPQRVGSTPSYGFSFKCDERAEKRREFYSKLEEKIHAQELEKSNLQAKSKETEEAELKMLRKSLKFKATPMPSFYKEPPPPKVELKKIPTTRARSPKLGRSKNTPSGGTEGNSNPPARSARLSLDQRVPQNGAKKAPAANAAKKPQRKSLPKLPSEQTAKVVDIAASVPSGEELGKKPSLTGLVREPIRAQLTPDEPGLSV, via the exons ATGGATGCAAGTACGGAGGTTACTGATGCTATTGCTGCAGTGGGCATTGACAATGGGCCAACGGGGAAGTTGCCGCCCCGTGATAGTGTAGGGGGGCACGCAGAAGAACACGACGTGCTGGCTGATGGAACACATTCGGGTGAGAGCGAGGtgatcaacccgtctgaagaagtGGAAATGGAAGCCACCTCGCAATCCCAGGACATAAAGCCCCGAGTTCCTGAG GGGGTTCAAGGCCATTCACCGAAGGTTGTTACTAAATCTCCGCGACAGAGCCCTCGGGGCGGGGATAAGAGTGAAGCCAGGAAAATCTCTCCCAGTCCTTATCCTAAGGTGCCCATCGCACGGGTTTCTGATCTAGATATAGTTGATAGCTCTTCGAGCAATGGTGATACTGGTGCCAGTAAGAAA AAGACTGAAAAGAGCAGTTTCCGCCCAATTGCCAAGGAGAGCCTGTCACTTGAGGACTCAAA AGAGAAGAATAAAACTCAGAAGGCATCAAACCAACGCTCTGCCAAAAACGATATTGACGAAGAATCAAATGAAAGTGTGAAACCTCAAAGGGTGGGCAGCACTCCTTCATATGGATTTAGTTTTAAGTGTGATGAGAGAGCTGAAAAAAGAAGAGAG TTCTACTCAAAGCTCGAGGAGAAGATTCATGCACAGGAACTGGAGAAAAGCAACTTGCAGGCAAAATCAAAG GAAACTGAAGAAGCTGAACTCAAAATGCTGAGAAAGAGTTTAAAGTTCAAGGCAACACCAATGCCCAGCTTTTATAAGGAACCACCTCCTCCCAAGGTTGAGTTGAAGAAG ATCCCAACAACAAGAGCTCGATCACCAAAGCTTGGTCGCTCCAAGAACACACCCTCAGGAGGGACAGAAGGAAATTCAAACCCCCCAGCTCGTTCAGCTCGACTGAGTCTCGATCAAAGGGTCCCCCAAAATGGTGCCAAGAAAGCACCTGCTGCAAATGCGGCGAAGAAGCCCCAACGGAAATCTCTCCCTAAATTGCCTTCGGAGCAAACAGCCAAAGTTGTTGACATTGCAGCGTCTGTTCCATCTGGAGAAGAGCTGGGGAAGAAGCCATCGTTGACGGGTCTTGTTCGAGAGCCAATCCGCGCGCAACTTACGCCTGATGAACCTGGACTCAGCGTGTAG